The window aattttaaaagttaatacaaaatacaatataattttctaatttaaatgaaaattcgtAATAACCATTTTGCCATTATACTTTCGGTTAGTATTTCTGTAATTTTTTCTTATTTGCTCGTTGACGGTTTTGTTAGAATTTATTCCCCAGTTATAGTAATTGAGAGTTCGCagttaattatttaaatactttattttacaGTAAGAATCAAAACTAAATATGTgctatattattaaattaaattacgtGTCAGTTGACAACCGGAATCACTACTAAGATTCTTAACCAATGTTACCAAGTACAAAATTctaataacaataaaacactgaaaactttgttttcaaaacttccacaaaatttattttaaattcttatcactacacctgtttcggctgattgcctttctcaagtgatctgtttttggcatgggtttacactttatagtctctaatgaaataggttgaggaggggagaactgtttgtctggTTTGTCTGgatggtcattcagaattatatctgtgttttttaatttgttgatttccatagattctaacaaagatagcttaaggcctttattttgaatgtgaagaattttaaattcgtcattaaaagaatgattatgatctagaaggtgaagtgcgtatgtagaatctgtttttctattattgaaagcccttttatgttctgatattcgtttattaaaatttctaccagtttgaccaatgtaagtgtttgggcagtcgccacatttaagtttgtacatcccactgtgtaagtgttttttattttggctcttgttgtttttaacatatttgcctaggttattatttgttctgaaagctggtgttattcctttcttttttatgtatttggctatttttgttgatattttgcctgtatatgtaatcgagcagaaggaactgggttttttctctggtggtgaaaataccaagttcagggctttcttgtgtagtttttgatttaacattttattaattgtttgttcgttgtatccattgtttactgctatttgcttaatgatatttaattctgtctcaaaattgtattttgacatcggaatttctgttaatctatgtaacatactatgataggctgccagtttatgttgtgtgggatgggatgatgaattgtgaatagtcgtgtcagtatgggtaggtttatgaaatatggaaaagtcatgtttgtttttaagtctgataatttttaaatctaaaaaatttatggattgattttgttctgcttctattgtaaattcaatatgtctacgaagtgaattaatatacgataaaaattggtcgagttgcctgttagttcctgtaaaacataccagtacatcgtccacgtatctccaccaatataaaaactgtttgaatatgggatgttttgaaatctttgtctctagatgatccataaaaatatctgatagcaatgggcttagaggattgcccattataagtcctgcactgttatttgtatatatttcattattaaattcaaagtagtcctggtttatgcaaacttcaagaagatgtaaaatttcagatgtaatgattggatttgtactattttggtctaaaaggttttttactagaataaaagtttctgtaggagggatactaggaaaaagattttttacgtcaaatgaaattaatctggagtggttaggtaactgaaaatgttgtattttattaactagttctattgtatttttatggtaaatttaggtgaaaacaTAGTGTGTTtgaaaataatctctaacagtttttttgaaagtttatatgacggagctgtataaaaagaaactacaggtcttattgggtgatccggtttgtgtagtttaatgaaagagtataatttaggaggctgtgggttcatgatactgaggtatttctgttttattggatttactattgattttgaattttctaacgctagcttaatttgtttttgatacttttctgttggatctttgtgtaacgtttcaatgttttgattatttaaaaattctattattttgttattctattctattttatctatagcaatagtagtgttacatttgtctgcttttgtaaacagtatgttgttttctattgatttatttttaattaaaatggctgttttattctctttgtaacaagaatttttggtttcactacacacatctgtaatagattttgcaataatacttttttcgatattgttagcagttttatttaatgctacttcacattctacacctacatattctaaagttttctgattattatgttggggcaagttgtgtttaaatcctttctctaaaagttgtatctcgctgttactaaatttagtatctgttaaatttatatagtaaataataagATAATATCTCTTAAAGTACCACTTCTCTTTTGATTCTCTGAAAGTGGTCGCTAGTGGAAGGTTGTACTCTATTACATAAATATGTGCATTATATTTTGGTATAAATAATACAACCACGTAGAAATAATCTTAGCATTCCCAACTGACTTTATAAAGCAAGTGCCCCCACTGAGAATCTCCCAAATTTCAAAACcagtattttacaaaattttaatcgAAAAATAACCGACacccatatattaaaaaattcatTCCCAAATCAACGGGCGGTATTATTTAACcttgtaaaatataatatatgacCTAATAAAACCTGCTAAGATGTTTGTTAGTAGCTAGTATCAGTAGCCGCAATAAAACAGGCCATAAAGTCGAAATCCTGCATAGACCATGAATAAAAGCTCTGCACCGAAATACTGAACGGCGAGATGTACCAATTAAactaaaggtaataaaatattctaaGATTGATTCGTTATTGAAATGGGTCGACTTGAGTACATTATGTCTAGAAAAGTTTTATCGTGGAAAATCTTAACGAGCAAGaaagtttgaaaatttaaaatagtcCAAGATTTAGATTTATCCAATTCTTAAGATCTATTAATTTAGAGTAGATCTAAAAAGTTATGATTAAagtaataaaagttaaaaaatgcAGCATCTAATGACTGACTCAAGCAAATTCAATTAGATCTTACGATACACTGCAATATAACTagccatttaaaaaaattgcaattgAAGTAGGCAATGGAATTATATATTTTCGCGGCTCGATGGTAGTCTAGTTACCATGCTGAATGACGTAAGATTTAATGGCTGACTGACGGCTTGCATTGTCAATGTCAAGTTGGGGTACGCCTATATTTTAAATACGTATTTTTAGTAACAATAAGTGAAAATGGTACTTTTCACGTGTATTTGGACAAGGAAACGCTGGATCTGTATGTACTCCGCTTAACGTCCGATTTTGTAAtgttataaaaagtaataatattggGCTTACAAGCATCTCCAAAATCTTCACATCAATTGAGTCATGATAGTGAGAAGATGATAACAGCGTCACGACTTTTTTTCTTTGGAATATACGACACCAAAGTAATGGATTTGGGAAATGCAAACAGACGAGACGAGATCCGTGCCTTCGCGGCACGGGTGCGTGTCTGTGAGACAAGCCAATCATATTTTTACAATTTGCAAATGCAAATAGACCCGATAGTTCTAACGCGCGGACGCTTGAGTAGCTGCATGAATTACAGCGTAGTAGCATATGGGCCAGGCCGCAGTTTGATTCTCTCTGAGAGTTTGTGCAGTGCATTTTTGTCCACGAGACATTACCCGAGCTTTGCAGTTACAAAATCTAGAAAGCTTATTTAGCAGAAATAGCTAGACTACACAAGTTGTATGATGAAGTAGAAGCCGAGGATAATTTAGAAGAGAAAAGCTTTTTTGACGAAGAAGACGACATCTATGAAACACTACACCATGAAAGTGACAAAGAAGATTTTGAAGAGCTAGATTTTGAAGATACTCGCGTAATTTCGGCTAGCACTAGCATCTGTAGAGGTAGTAATAGGCATCTTTATTATATAGCAAAAGATGGTATTACAAAAGAAAGTAAACATGTTCCAAACCAGCAAGTGCGAACTCGAAGTCACAATATAATGTCACATTTGACTGGTCGCATAGAAAGTGCGAAAAACGCTAGAACGCCTACAGAAACTTTTCAATCTTTTTTTGACGATCAGATGATCAACATAATTGTCGAAAATACCAATATTTATATCTCTTCACTTGTAACTCGTTACAAAGACTATTATGACGTGAAATTGACGAACGTCACAAAAATGAAAGCTGTCTTTGGATTGCTGCTTATTTCCGGAGTTTTAAAAGGAGGTAGATTATATCTGAAGGAGTTTTGGTCAACTGACGGAACGGAAGTGGAAATATTTCCGGCTGTGATGTCTTACAGAAGAATGAAATTTTTACTTAATTCATTACGTTTCGATAATATCAACACTCGCAACGAAAGAAAAAAGATTGATCTCTCGATTTCGATTCGAGAACTGTGGGAAACGTTTGTTGGCAATTGTAGGAATAATTACAGCTTAGGAGAGTATGTCACGGTAGATGAGATGCTCTATGCATTTAGGGAAAGACGACCGTTTCGCGTTTATATCCCAAACAAACCTGCAAAGTATGAGATTAAGGTAAGAACATTTTATGTGTCAAATTTAGAAATATACGCAGGAAAGCAGCCAGAGCGACCTTTCGCAATTAGTAATAAAACTGAAGCCTTGGTACTCAGACTTTGCGCTTCAATATTAGGATCAGGTCGCCATTTAACATTTGATAATTGGTTTACCACCATACCTCTAGTTAATAAACTTCTAGAAGACCATAACATAACTGTAGTTGCTACCAtcagaaaaaaacagaaaagaaattCCACTGGAATTTTTAAACGGTAAATTACGACCAGTAAATTCTTCAATGTTTGGTTTGGGAAAAATATTACCTTAGTATCACATATTTCAAAAAAAGGCAAAGTGGTTTTGCTGTCTCCTCCCTACATACAGATGATGGAATTGATTCCGAAACTGGTGAAAAAATTAAACCTAAAATTATCACATTTTACAACATCAGAAAAGGTGGTGTAGATTGTGCTGATCAAAAATCAGCTGCCTACAATGTTAGCAGGAACATGAGAAGATGGCCTGTGGTaatagtatataatataataaacattGCCGGCATCAATGGACTTGTAGTTTACAACACAAACAATCCCGACGAAAATTTGGCCCGgaatatttttctcaaaaatgTTGGTCTTGATTTAGTTAAAGAAAGCATTAATTCTCGAGCGAAAAACATGCACTTAAAACGAGAAACGCGTGCTATTGCACAGCGTTTAACGAGTTCAGAAGTGGCCATACGACAATCAACTGACGGTGTACAACATGGAAGATGCTACTACTGTCGAAATCGGAAAACAagatattgttgcaaaaaatgtagaaaatggactctgagatagcgcgtacagACCATGCGTCTAGATTGTGTTACACAAAATTTTGAAGTTTGagaaatatttgcaaaaatttaCCACTGTTGTCTTTTTttgagcagcatttgacacgatagaaagacatattatagggaaatgcttgaggaaaataaacgtacctaatgcactgataaaaattatagaaagtacttacaaagaggtaaaaggaaggatACAAATAACAgaggaaagatcggaagcatttaattggaagagaggtattaaacaaggaaatagcctcagccctttgctattcataatagtaatgaacgaattgataagaaacactagagtcagaactaatcaactacagacaataataggttaccgtagattacaaccggtaacaatagagtccttaatgtatgcagacgacatactactaatagcagattccgagaataaaatgcagaaactaatggatatatgggtagaacaaacagaagaacttaaaatggagataaacgaggaaaaaagtaagataatgataatcagcggcaaaggagataaggaagataatcaaataaagataaaatgtaaaaactcagaattggaaatagtaacaacttacgaatacctgggaagtataataactaatgatggaaaaatagactgggaaataacaattagagcaaagaaatcaaacaagttatattatgcgttagccctaataatgggaaaaagagaacttgtacgagaaacaagaataaaaatatataacacaatagtgataccgactgtgctctatgcaagtgaaaccaggacaattctggaaaaacataagagcaggataaacgcaatggagatgagacatctaagaaggatagttggaaagacaaaatgggatagattaagcaacgagactattaggagaatggccaaccaggaaccgataatgaacaaaatagcaaagagacaaatgaactggtatgggcatctgatgaggatgcaatccaatagaataacaagaataatttatgaagcaaaaaacatcggaaaaagaaaaagaggcagaccaagaaaaaaatggatacagcaagtagtagaggcgggaaaacttaaacaaaaatcactcgaggaattgaaaataatggcaggaaacagaaaagcatggaagaggtgggtaaatggaaattaaaatagctggCCCAAATCCGATACCctattagggtaaaaggaaggggagaaagaaagaaagaaagaaagtctTTTTTTGAGGTTTGCTTGTATCAGTTCCAAATAAAGAATTGTTGTTtgtttactctgagatagcgcgttttatgttataaaagaaggtatataagaaaaattgtatcataaaaaattgtttttttttcattttttgtaaaatatttaaatacataatgtaCACCATCCGATACCACCCGACCTTTGGTGTAAAACAAATTCACCCGTGCCGCGAAGGGTTAAGAAAACagctagtttatttttattggtaacaTTTTTAATACAGTTTTTATTGAGGATGTCCTTTCTTTATCAACAGCCGGACTTTCATTAACAGTAATATTTTTTGCggatgtagtattttgttttttgggGATTCTTTACTGCTAGGCTGTAACGGACGTTCAAAATTTAGGTCTCTGTTAGAATGGTCTATTACATTCATATTTTGTTGAGCAGATGGCGATTGGTCGGTTaattgcatatatttaaataaatctagTTGTTCTTTTAGTAAATTTATCGTAATTTCttgatttaatattattatttcattctgattaataattttctttaagcACCTGATTTCAGTAGCCTCGtcagtattattttaatattgttctgaaactttgtttttaaaacacaattattttaaattattaatgttttgtattttgagaaggatttgcgaagtggaaattaaaatgtcaataatatatttttaaactctAATTGTGGCTTAGTCCCAATAAAGATAGTAATTTCTCTATCTATATGGACGGTCAGTTTTTCTCTTTGGTAGTTcacaaaaaaagtaaatttattttattgaagGTTTACCCATATTAgtcacaaatttattaaaactctTCTTCTTGAACTACTAAAACTTTATTGAGTATCCTTGAAATAATAGAATCCTGTGCTCGCAATAGAATCACATCCTTTGCCATTACAAGAACAATACGATTGATAAAATTACCCATCCTTCCCGAACATTCTATCGATTCACGAATCTTTTAAGAAAAACAAAACCTTAACACCTTTATTTTTCCGGCAACGGCTTCTAACGACGTTAGGAATTTCTACAGGGATTTAGGACAATGGAATCGCCGGGACATAGAAGAACATACGGTGGACCCGTCAGGGGTTGGTCGTGACTAAAAAATAGAGTGTAGTAAGGGTTGAAAAAATAACCACATAAATAGAATTTATGGCTAGATGTTTGTCCAAAACAGGACCGGATGGACATAAACGAAACTAAAAGGCATTTAAAGAATTAAAGGGAAAAATTTTGGTAGTTGGctatataccatagtttaaaaaaacttacaataaagTATCAATTTCTAATGtataatagtatatatttgttaaaatgcttacatcttaaaaataattaaaactagCCACATAGCAAGGTCTAATTATGAACTCTTAGATTACatgttaaaaataatgaattttaaaaatgttctGACACGAGGTTGATGTTATGAGATTTTAGTTTAAGGGAACATACATATCCGTGTTCGAAAAAACGACCTAGTCCtacgattcttcttcttctttttgtagcacTACAActcggggtgggttttggctgactgcacaacttgcttccatcttgaacggtcgtccataatagttgggtcagtgggtagccccattgttcttagatctgaccatatattgtctctccatcgcattcgtggacgtcctaaggaccttcttcctgtgggggcgtCCTCCCATATTAGCTTAGCAAGGTGGTTATTAGGGaatctatggacatggccagcccatcttagacgttgggatttaatctcttggactatatcgctcacTCTATAcgtctgcttgacctcagcatttgttcttattcggtattggttgctattaatgtcgtgataaggcccaaagattcttctgaggattttcctctcaaaacatctaagttttctttcagtttctttggtcaggctccacgtctcacacccatacatgagcaccggtctaatcaccgttttatatattctaatttttgatgttcgtgttaggcttttagatttaatagtattgtggaggctgtacatacatctgtttgctgcctgcaTTCCTCCTTTAATCTTCCACGAtgtcgttatctgcagtgattgttgctccgagatatttaaaactctccactctttagTGGGTctatgggtctattgtaacattttgccatATTCTATCTCAttccttttgtctgttgatgcacatgtatttggttttctcttcgtttacccttagaccagttttctttgcctctacctccaatttattaaaagtctccttcatattggtgactgtgtttcctACATAAttaatgtcatctgcgtatgctagtaataattttggtccatttactgtcagtaattctgttttaagttgtgctgctcttactactttctccaggatgataataaagaggagaggtgacagcgcatctccttgtttcaggccactgcttatttcgaaaggttctgagagtttgttacctatccgtattctggatctacagctattcacacataacttaacaagctggataagttttttggaactgaaagttctgccattgcattccacatctgatcccttttaatgctgtcgtacgcttgccggaaatctacgaagagattatggatagttctattgaattcccgtCATTTTTCAAGCAGCTCTCTTAGAGTACAGATTagatctatggtcgatctatgttttctgaagccggcttggtattcccccatgaaattttctataaatggtgtcagcctacttaataggatgttcgcTAAGATTTTATGTGCCGTATTAAGTAGAGAcatgcctctataattagagcacttggttttgtctctCTTTAtatggatggggattattacactttcgtgccattttgttagtattttctctgctttccatataagtgttattagtttgtgtatttgtctatgtagagtttcttcttcgtacttaaggaattcagccagtacattgtcagagcctggagcttttctgttcttcaatttgttaattgcttgcaatgtttcatcgattttggggtcctctaccggtaggttcaccacaaaatatatattttctctatgttcttcctcttgatgtatgtttagtaaagtAGTCCTACGATTGATACTAGCAAACTCACTAGATCAGGAAGtgaaaaataaattacaagtgacAAGTCCATCAAGACAGGTGACAGTTAAGTTTAAGTTAATTCTCAAATAATAAACGCCCACTATGGGTATTGTTATAAACCAAATTTAGGTGGAAATTATATTACTGCTTTCAATGatataattttcaaatatatattattgtgaataaaattattgtttaaagcAGGGGTTCTCAAATTTTTTTGTACCACGCCCCCGTTTGTTGAAATGAAAGTTTCTCGCCCCCCGTCCCCACCccttaataataaattgtatgagcctaggaacaaaataaaaacaaataagtattatatagaaaataaaacatttatttatacttcCATAAGATACAATTAtatcagtttttataaaataaaaaaattattagtaaAAGAAATATAGATTAGGTTGGTTAGTCAGATGGATGTGCTTGCATTTTCTTTACTACTATGCCTATTCGTGGCTCAGTTTTAGTAAGTGCACAACAAGAGTCACTAGCAGCATCAAGTTTATtccgatcatcatcatcatcaatcagccaatcccgtccactgctggacataggcctccctcagttctttccagtgttctctacactgggccgcttgtagccagtttcccgctactctttttatgtcgtcggtccatctagtcggtggtcgtcctcggcttcttttataatttctgggcctccattccataattcgtcttgtccatcgtccatcttgtgttctggcttaTTCCGATACTTTGTTTTAATTGCCACAAGTGTTGAAAATGATTTTTCGCAAAAATGGGTGCTTGAAAAAGGCAAATATAAACGAATAGCTTCCCGTGAACACTAGGATACAATACAGGaaatattttaaccaaaatgAAGGTTAATTATATCAAAGCTGTATTTGACAGGAATCATGTTttatttgcaaagcatcttcttgAAGTGATTCAGGTAGGGAGTTCATGTTGACACGGAATGGGTCAATTGACATTCTGAAAATACCATCGCCACAAGTGTTTAAGTAGTACTTCTGGAACTCTTCAACTTGGCTCTCTAAATGGtttgatatttaaatttttaaactttatCCTTCATAAATGTTCTTGAAGCGTGTTTCTTCTGAGATTGACTCAAATTTAGGGAAACTCGAATAATTGCAGGGGTTTGCTGATATTTTACGCCTCTAAAGTTGcaatatttgtaatatttaactGTCCCGTCTGCAGTTTTAGGTTAAGGCTGTTCAACGAGTTAAAGATATCTGAAAGATAAGCCAATGTTACTTGGGTACGATGTTTTTTGAAGGCCACGCTTAGTTCTCGAATGTCAAATGATCTTCTCAACATGTTTCCTTTTGAGAGCCATCGTacttctgtatgaaatatccgtGTTTTGTGATCACTCCCTAAATCCTcacaaaaagttttaaatgatcgAGTATTCAACGtactgttttttatgtaatgcaATTATTTAATACACAAATTCAGTTTATTTGAAAGGGTTTTTGCTGCTAAGGCTTGTCGATGTATAACACAATGTATCCCAGTCACATCAGCATTTTTCTTTCTTACTAATTGTACAAATCCTGAGCGAGAACCAAGCATTGATCAGTGATACACCGATCAGTTTTTGCTAAAAGAGTTCATGGTTGTTTGATACTGCTTTCATAACATTAGTAGCTTTTGTCGTGGTCTCCAACTCTGTAGAAAAGTGTAGCTCGTCTTTTATTATTTCGTTTTCAATATACCAAACATAAATAATTAACTGATGACATTGTGCTGTGTCTGTACTCTCGTCTAGGCTGAATAGCAAAAAATGGCAATTGTTTTACTGCATCAACTACCTGGTTTTGTATGTCTTCGGCCATATCATCAATGCGATGTTTCACAGTATTGTCAAAAAAAGGTATTTACGATAACTTTTGCTTACTCTGCGTTCCAAGAATAATATCAGAAGCCTTTAACAAACATGGTTTAACAAACATCGCTCCAATAATATGGTTCTTCTTTTCTTTAGCAATCAGAAATGATAGCTCATATGAAGCTTCAATCACTTTTTCAAATGACTGAGCCATAGAACTAGTACTATCCAACTTTATGcattttaaattttcagattttgTAGCAAAAAATTCCTTTGGTTTGTCCTTAAAACATTTATATTTGGATGACAAATGTCTTTCAAGAGGATTGGGTCCCACTGCACCATTGCTTAATACTTTATAGCAAATTATACACTGAGCATGTTCGATATTATCTTTACGCATACAAATAAACCCATATTTGATATAATCATCATTATAGCTGCGTTTCTTTGCTGAGCTCATCTTGACTACAATAACTTCTCTCACTCAAATTAACGAAATCAATGAAAATCAATTACGACAATTAAAATTTCACAGCACGTACGCTTTTATAATGCAAAAATACATGCAGCTTATGCCGAGGTATCTCAAACATTGAGTCACAATTGATTAGCTGCTGTTAGCTGGTCTGCGTCTGGGTGAAAGGGTAGGAGGAAGGCAGTGC of the Diabrotica undecimpunctata isolate CICGRU unplaced genomic scaffold, icDiaUnde3 ctg00001129.1, whole genome shotgun sequence genome contains:
- the LOC140431732 gene encoding zinc finger BED domain-containing protein 5-like, yielding MSSAKKRSYNDDYIKYGFICMRKDNIEHAQCIICYKVLSNGAVGPNPLERHLSSKYKCFKDKPKEFFATKSENLKCIKLDSTSSMAQSFEKVIEASYELSFLIAKEKKNHIIGAMFVKPCLLKASDIILGTQSKQKLS